A region of Streptomyces paludis DNA encodes the following proteins:
- a CDS encoding trypsin-like peptidase domain-containing protein, whose protein sequence is MTLARVVAVLGASQGTGVLLTPRLVLTCAHVLGDGSGDGSGPSVAHPQRTGSVAAAVQWRDDGLDIAALITGEDIIGPELAAPLGMIRVGTLATESPLPHCAITGFPAVQRYGDDGALELDQYRATVLPAAGTLRSALVCELDHPAAEDRHDGTTPLAGLSGAPVFAGSVLLGVVTQVPRGRGHLRVEGVPMDRIVSSLPVKLFPLKHESLTGHHPRDRRFEEEYARAVRARYRKTRIFGIDELGAGESTWDLDTAYLSLEAGRRDRSPGRPRRIEELLTERPRTLLRGEAGAGKTTLVWWLAAHAACGTLGPELAGLNGLVPFVVPLRTLHARGLGPRAPPRSTPSPRS, encoded by the coding sequence TGGTCCTCACCTGCGCGCACGTGCTGGGCGACGGCAGCGGCGACGGCAGCGGACCGTCCGTCGCCCATCCGCAGCGCACGGGAAGCGTCGCCGCCGCCGTCCAGTGGCGGGACGACGGTCTCGACATCGCGGCCCTGATCACCGGCGAGGACATCATCGGCCCGGAACTGGCCGCTCCGCTCGGCATGATCCGTGTCGGCACCCTCGCCACCGAGTCGCCCCTGCCGCACTGCGCGATCACCGGCTTCCCCGCCGTCCAGCGGTACGGGGACGACGGCGCGCTCGAACTCGACCAGTACCGCGCGACGGTCCTCCCGGCGGCGGGCACCCTGCGCTCCGCGCTGGTCTGTGAGCTGGACCACCCGGCGGCCGAGGACCGCCACGACGGCACCACACCGCTCGCCGGGCTCTCCGGCGCACCGGTCTTCGCGGGGAGCGTGCTGCTGGGCGTGGTCACCCAGGTCCCGCGCGGGCGCGGCCATCTGCGCGTCGAGGGCGTACCGATGGACCGGATCGTCAGCAGCCTCCCGGTGAAGCTGTTCCCGTTGAAACACGAGTCGCTCACCGGCCATCACCCGCGGGACCGGCGTTTCGAGGAGGAGTACGCGCGGGCCGTCCGGGCCCGCTACCGCAAGACCCGGATCTTCGGCATCGACGAACTGGGCGCGGGCGAGTCCACCTGGGACCTGGACACGGCGTATCTGAGCCTGGAGGCCGGCCGGCGGGACCGCTCCCCCGGCCGGCCCCGCCGGATCGAGGAACTGCTGACGGAGCGGCCCCGTACGCTCCTGCGCGGCGAGGCGGGCGCCGGCAAGACGACCCTGGTGTGGTGGCTCGCCGCCCACGCCGCCTGCGGCACCCTGGGCCCCGAGCTGGCCGGCCTCAACGGCCTGGTCCCGTTCGTCGTCCCCTTACGGACCCTGCACGCCCGTGGACTCGGCCCCCGAGCCCCACCGCGCTCCACTCCGTCGCCCAGATCCTGA
- a CDS encoding NACHT domain-containing protein, translating to MSAGRALLLIDGVDEIPPGEREEARRWLGELLDLYPHIHCLATVRPLAVEDDWLRSEEFEELQLLPMRDKDIEAFVTAWHRAARLECDRYADQHRAAAERAELDGLEAELKERLRQNTALRTLARTPLLCAVICALHRRRGGLLPDTRWELYRATLAMLLGNRDAQRRIGSPEGITMGFEEHQELLQCLAVWLVRAGRAQLSRADAEQQIEVALRRLPKVREQGSAATVLRHLLNRSGLIQERADDEIQFIHRTFQDYLAARALIEGGSLLELLQNAPNEQWRDTVLLAVGHCRPHEVRRLVEGLLADGAASSYGGRRADLYVLAARCLLNTVVVDETVGERVADRIRTLLPPRDSGHTDALVSLEDYVLPLLPEPSGLGVRDAEEVAELICMVGGSSAIPYAKRFSLHESVHVRSTIAASWFQFPTERYAREVLAGMSLTGLAISVSTPDRLRLLPGLPSPSAVDVSIDASSSQLGEYLPTAGCEELNVYGNAVLRDVSFLPGLTDVRSLSVTKCPALEDLSGLVNTPLTALELDVGTLGEEELDAVHRIPYLRSLTLTYGSSSPGRLPAAHPGVSYLRLDSRQPLDLSSLDAWFSLRELDVTVDSCDWLTLGSPGPVRAPQVASLTLRLSADHAGLARLGEVFPFLATLVVFTHVPGPLPDLTPLRTLPGLRTSVARRAD from the coding sequence CTGTCTGCGGGCCGGGCGCTCCTGCTGATCGACGGCGTGGACGAGATCCCGCCGGGCGAGCGCGAGGAGGCCCGGCGCTGGCTGGGCGAACTGCTGGACCTCTACCCGCACATCCACTGTCTCGCCACCGTCCGGCCGCTCGCCGTCGAGGACGACTGGCTCCGCTCGGAGGAGTTCGAGGAACTCCAGCTCCTGCCCATGCGGGACAAGGACATCGAGGCGTTCGTCACCGCCTGGCACCGGGCGGCCCGCCTCGAATGCGACCGATACGCGGACCAGCACCGCGCCGCCGCCGAACGCGCCGAACTGGACGGCCTGGAAGCGGAGCTGAAGGAGCGGTTACGGCAGAACACCGCACTGCGCACCCTCGCGCGGACCCCGCTGCTCTGCGCGGTCATCTGCGCCCTGCACCGCCGCCGGGGCGGCCTCCTGCCCGACACCCGCTGGGAGTTGTACCGCGCCACCCTCGCGATGCTCCTCGGAAACCGGGACGCCCAGCGCAGGATCGGCAGCCCCGAAGGCATCACCATGGGCTTCGAGGAGCACCAGGAGCTGTTGCAGTGTCTGGCGGTCTGGCTGGTCCGGGCGGGGCGGGCGCAGCTCTCCCGCGCGGACGCGGAACAGCAGATCGAGGTGGCGCTGCGACGGCTGCCCAAGGTCAGGGAACAGGGATCGGCGGCGACGGTTCTCCGGCATCTGCTCAACCGCAGCGGTCTGATCCAGGAACGCGCGGACGACGAGATCCAGTTCATCCACCGCACCTTCCAGGACTATCTGGCGGCCCGCGCGCTCATCGAGGGCGGCTCGCTGCTTGAGCTGCTCCAGAACGCCCCCAACGAGCAGTGGCGGGACACGGTCCTGCTGGCGGTGGGCCACTGCCGTCCGCACGAGGTACGGAGACTGGTCGAGGGCCTGCTCGCGGACGGGGCGGCCTCGTCCTACGGCGGCAGACGCGCGGACCTGTATGTCCTCGCGGCGCGCTGTCTGCTCAACACGGTCGTGGTGGACGAGACGGTGGGCGAACGGGTCGCCGACCGGATCCGTACGCTGCTGCCGCCCCGGGACAGCGGGCACACGGACGCGCTGGTCTCGCTCGAAGACTATGTGCTGCCGCTTCTCCCCGAACCGTCCGGCCTCGGCGTCAGGGACGCCGAGGAAGTGGCCGAACTCATCTGCATGGTGGGCGGATCCAGCGCCATTCCCTACGCCAAGCGGTTCTCCCTGCACGAGAGCGTGCACGTACGGTCCACCATCGCGGCAAGCTGGTTCCAGTTCCCGACGGAGCGGTACGCCCGTGAGGTACTCGCCGGGATGTCTCTGACGGGCCTGGCCATCAGCGTATCCACGCCGGACAGACTGCGGCTGCTCCCCGGCCTGCCATCCCCGTCGGCGGTCGATGTCTCCATCGACGCCTCCTCCTCGCAGCTGGGTGAGTATCTCCCCACCGCGGGATGCGAAGAGCTGAACGTCTACGGCAACGCGGTGCTCCGGGATGTGTCGTTCCTCCCGGGACTCACCGACGTGCGGAGTCTCAGTGTCACCAAGTGCCCCGCCCTGGAGGACCTGTCCGGGCTGGTGAACACGCCGCTCACCGCTCTGGAACTGGACGTGGGCACCCTCGGCGAGGAAGAACTCGACGCTGTCCACCGGATCCCGTACCTCCGGAGTCTGACGCTCACCTACGGCAGCTCGTCCCCCGGCCGGCTGCCCGCCGCCCACCCCGGGGTGAGCTACCTCCGACTGGACAGTCGGCAGCCGCTCGATCTCTCGTCCCTGGACGCGTGGTTCTCACTGCGGGAACTCGATGTGACCGTCGACTCGTGCGACTGGCTCACCCTCGGCTCCCCCGGTCCTGTCCGTGCGCCTCAGGTCGCCTCGCTCACGCTCCGGCTCTCGGCGGACCATGCCGGGCTGGCCCGCCTGGGCGAGGTGTTTCCGTTCCTGGCCACGCTCGTTGTCTTCACTCATGTACCGGGCCCGCTGCCGGACCTGACGCCTCTGCGCACACTCCCCGGGCTGCGGACCAGCGTCGCCCGTCGCGCCGACTGA
- a CDS encoding ATP-dependent Clp protease ATP-binding subunit: protein MFERFTDRARRVVVLAQEEARMLNHNYIGTEHILLGLIHEGEGVAAKALESLGISLEAVRQQVEEIIGQGQQAPSGHIPFTPRAKKVLELSLREALQLGHNYIGTEHILLGLIREGEGVAAQVLVKLGADLNRVRQQVIQLLSGYQGKEAATAGGPAEGTPSTSLVLDQFGRNLTQAARESKLDPVIGREKEIERVMQVLSRRTKNNPVLIGEPGVGKTAVVEGLAQAIVKGEVPETLKDKHLYTLDLGALVAGSRYRGDFEERLKKVLKEIRTRGDIILFIDELHTLVGAGAAEGAIDAASILKPMLARGELQTIGATTLDEYRKHLEKDAALERRFQPIQVAEPSLPHTIEILKGLRDRYEAHHRVSITDSALVAAATLADRYISDRFLPDKAIDLIDEAGSRMRIRRMTAPPDLREFDEKIAGVRRDKESAIDSQDFEKAASLRDKEKQLLAAKTKREKEWKAGDMDVVAEVDEELIAEVLATATGIPVFKLTEEESSRLLRMEDELHKRVIGQKDAIKALSQAIRRTRAGLKDPKRPGGSFIFAGPSGVGKTELSKTLAEFLFGDEDALIALDMSEFSEKHTVSRLFGSPPGYVGYEEGGQLTEKVRRKPFSVVLFDEVEKAHPDIFNSLLQILEDGRLTDSQGRVVDFKNTVIIMTTNLGTRDISKGFNLGFAAQGDTKTNYDRMKNKVNEELKQHFRPEFLNRVDDTVVFHQLTEEDIIQIVDLMVDKVDERLRDRDMGLELSPSAKSLLAKKGYDPVLGARPLRRTIQRSIEDILSEKILFGELRPGHIVVVDTTGEGDAKEFTFRGEEKSPLPDVPPIEQAAGGGPNLTKEA from the coding sequence ATGTTCGAGAGGTTCACCGACCGCGCGCGGCGGGTTGTCGTCCTGGCTCAGGAAGAAGCCCGGATGCTCAACCACAACTACATCGGCACCGAGCACATCCTCCTGGGCCTTATCCACGAGGGTGAGGGTGTCGCCGCTAAGGCCCTGGAGAGCCTCGGGATTTCGCTCGAGGCGGTCCGCCAGCAGGTGGAGGAGATCATCGGGCAGGGTCAGCAGGCCCCGTCCGGTCACATCCCCTTCACCCCCCGTGCCAAGAAGGTCCTGGAGCTGTCGCTCCGCGAGGCCCTTCAGCTGGGCCACAACTACATCGGCACGGAGCACATCCTGCTCGGCCTGATCCGCGAGGGCGAGGGCGTCGCCGCCCAGGTCCTCGTGAAGCTGGGCGCCGATCTCAACCGGGTGCGGCAGCAGGTCATCCAGCTGCTCTCCGGCTACCAGGGCAAGGAGGCCGCCACAGCGGGCGGTCCTGCCGAGGGCACGCCCTCCACGTCCCTGGTCCTCGACCAGTTCGGCCGGAACCTCACCCAGGCCGCCCGTGAATCCAAGCTCGACCCGGTCATCGGGCGCGAGAAGGAGATCGAGCGGGTCATGCAGGTGCTGTCCCGCCGTACGAAGAACAACCCGGTCCTCATCGGCGAGCCCGGCGTCGGCAAGACGGCGGTCGTCGAGGGACTGGCGCAGGCCATCGTCAAGGGCGAGGTGCCCGAGACCCTCAAGGACAAGCACCTCTACACCCTCGACCTCGGCGCGCTGGTCGCCGGCTCCCGCTACCGCGGTGACTTCGAGGAGCGCCTGAAGAAGGTCCTCAAGGAGATCCGCACCCGCGGCGACATCATCCTGTTCATCGACGAGCTGCACACCCTGGTGGGTGCCGGCGCCGCCGAGGGCGCGATCGACGCCGCGAGCATCCTCAAGCCGATGCTGGCCCGCGGTGAGCTGCAGACCATCGGTGCCACGACGCTCGACGAGTACCGCAAGCACCTGGAGAAGGACGCGGCCCTTGAGCGCCGCTTCCAGCCGATCCAGGTCGCGGAGCCGTCGCTGCCGCACACGATCGAGATCCTCAAGGGTCTGCGCGACCGTTACGAGGCGCACCACCGCGTGTCCATCACGGACTCCGCCCTGGTCGCCGCCGCGACGCTCGCCGACCGCTACATCTCGGACCGCTTCCTGCCGGACAAGGCGATCGACCTGATCGACGAGGCCGGTTCCCGGATGCGTATCCGCCGGATGACCGCGCCGCCGGACCTCCGCGAGTTCGACGAGAAGATCGCGGGCGTCCGTCGCGACAAGGAGTCGGCCATCGACTCCCAGGACTTCGAGAAGGCGGCCTCTCTCCGCGACAAGGAGAAGCAGCTGCTGGCCGCGAAGACCAAGCGCGAGAAGGAGTGGAAGGCCGGCGACATGGATGTCGTCGCCGAGGTGGACGAGGAGCTGATCGCCGAGGTTCTGGCGACCGCCACGGGTATTCCGGTCTTCAAGCTCACGGAAGAGGAATCCTCCCGGCTGCTCCGTATGGAGGACGAGCTGCACAAGCGCGTCATCGGCCAGAAGGACGCCATCAAGGCCCTCTCGCAGGCGATCCGCCGTACGCGAGCCGGTCTGAAGGACCCGAAGCGCCCCGGTGGCTCGTTCATCTTCGCCGGCCCGTCCGGTGTCGGTAAGACCGAGCTTTCGAAGACGCTCGCCGAATTCCTCTTCGGTGACGAGGACGCGCTGATCGCTCTCGACATGTCGGAGTTCAGCGAGAAGCACACGGTTTCCCGTCTCTTCGGTTCTCCCCCCGGATACGTGGGCTACGAAGAGGGCGGCCAGCTGACGGAGAAGGTCCGCCGCAAGCCGTTCTCCGTCGTCCTCTTCGACGAGGTCGAGAAGGCCCACCCCGATATCTTCAATTCCCTTCTCCAGATCCTGGAGGACGGTCGGCTGACCGACTCCCAGGGCCGGGTCGTGGACTTCAAGAACACGGTCATCATCATGACGACCAACCTCGGGACCCGGGACATCTCCAAGGGGTTCAACCTGGGCTTCGCCGCCCAGGGCGACACCAAGACGAACTACGACCGGATGAAGAACAAGGTCAACGAAGAGCTGAAGCAGCACTTCCGCCCCGAGTTCCTCAACCGCGTCGACGACACGGTCGTCTTCCACCAGCTCACCGAGGAAGACATCATCCAGATCGTCGACCTCATGGTCGACAAGGTCGACGAGCGACTGCGCGACCGCGACATGGGCCTGGAGCTGAGCCCGTCCGCGAAGTCGCTGCTGGCCAAGAAGGGCTACGACCCGGTCCTGGGCGCCCGTCCGCTGCGGCGGACGATCCAGCGGTCGATCGAGGACATCCTCTCCGAGAAGATCCTCTTCGGCGAGCTGCGCCCCGGTCATATCGTCGTCGTGGACACGACGGGTGAGGGCGACGCCAAGGAATTCACCTTCCGCGGCGAGGAGAAGTCCCCCCTCCCGGACGTCCCCCCGATCGAGCAGGCAGCGGGCGGCGGCCCGAACCTGACGAAGGAGGCGTGA
- a CDS encoding SCO3374 family protein translates to MALPVPPPRAAPEGGPARQDSTGRAGGAGCAGRDLARWYEEGLGWPTAAGPPVALLTGVRFDALELPADAGAALLRRIGPTGPVALHGDRMRLLVAVGGADELPGLLDWLEWGGITLGLTALGAGGRMTAPVPPRWGAATAQGAAVWLRPPVPGRERESALPAFVPFGQRGGSGGGAPDLVRLVGAAALECHRARLLRRNTFRTNTQPLAFS, encoded by the coding sequence ATGGCCCTTCCCGTCCCGCCCCCGCGCGCCGCTCCCGAAGGCGGTCCCGCGCGCCAGGATTCCACCGGGCGCGCTGGTGGCGCCGGGTGCGCCGGCCGGGATCTCGCGCGGTGGTACGAGGAGGGGCTCGGCTGGCCGACCGCGGCGGGGCCGCCGGTCGCGCTGCTCACCGGGGTGCGGTTCGACGCGCTGGAGCTGCCGGCCGACGCGGGCGCCGCGCTGCTGCGGCGGATCGGCCCGACGGGTCCCGTGGCGCTCCACGGGGACCGGATGCGGCTGCTGGTGGCCGTGGGCGGCGCGGACGAGCTGCCGGGGCTGCTCGACTGGCTGGAGTGGGGCGGTATCACCCTGGGGCTGACCGCGCTCGGCGCGGGCGGGCGCATGACCGCTCCCGTGCCCCCGCGCTGGGGGGCCGCCACCGCGCAGGGGGCCGCCGTGTGGCTGCGACCCCCCGTGCCCGGGCGCGAGAGGGAATCGGCGCTGCCGGCGTTCGTACCGTTCGGACAGCGCGGGGGCAGCGGTGGGGGTGCCCCCGATCTCGTACGCCTCGTGGGCGCGGCGGCGTTGGAGTGCCACCGGGCCCGGTTGCTGCGCAGAAATACGTTTCGTACGAATACTCAGCCGTTGGCCTTCTCGTAG
- a CDS encoding histone-like nucleoid-structuring protein Lsr2, producing the protein MAQKVQVLLVDDLDGGEADETVTFALDGKTYEIDLTTANADKLRGLLDPYTKGGRRTGGRSAGTRGKGRVAAGGNKDTAEIRKWAKENGYNVNDRGRVPAEIREAYEKANG; encoded by the coding sequence GTGGCACAGAAGGTTCAGGTCCTTCTTGTCGATGACCTCGACGGCGGCGAGGCGGACGAGACCGTCACGTTCGCGCTCGACGGCAAGACCTACGAGATCGACCTCACTACCGCGAATGCGGACAAGCTCCGGGGTCTCCTCGATCCGTACACCAAGGGCGGCCGGCGTACCGGTGGCCGGAGTGCGGGCACCCGCGGCAAGGGCCGGGTAGCGGCCGGTGGCAACAAGGACACCGCGGAAATCCGCAAGTGGGCGAAGGAGAACGGCTACAACGTCAACGACCGCGGCCGTGTTCCCGCCGAGATCCGTGAAGCCTACGAGAAGGCCAACGGCTGA
- a CDS encoding amino-acid N-acetyltransferase: MSSALPPPNPAANALTVRRARTRDVPAVRRLVDPYVSEGILLDKAPVTLYEDIQEFWVAERDDDATVIGCGALHVMWEDLAEVRTLAVDPAARGAGAGHLLLDKLLETARWLGVRRVFCLTFEVEFFTKHGFTEIGETPVDGDVYRELLRSYDEGVAEFLGLERVKPNTLGNSRMLLHL, encoded by the coding sequence ATGTCCTCAGCCCTTCCGCCTCCCAATCCCGCGGCAAATGCCCTCACCGTCCGGCGGGCCAGGACCAGGGATGTACCCGCGGTCCGCCGCCTTGTCGACCCTTACGTGAGTGAAGGCATCCTGCTCGACAAAGCACCGGTGACCCTTTACGAGGACATCCAGGAGTTCTGGGTAGCGGAACGCGACGACGACGCTACTGTCATCGGCTGCGGCGCCTTGCACGTGATGTGGGAAGACCTCGCGGAAGTGCGCACACTCGCCGTGGATCCCGCGGCCAGGGGGGCGGGCGCCGGACATCTTCTTCTGGACAAGCTGCTGGAGACGGCCCGCTGGCTGGGAGTGCGCCGCGTATTCTGCCTGACCTTCGAAGTCGAGTTCTTCACGAAGCACGGCTTCACCGAGATCGGTGAGACACCGGTCGACGGAGATGTCTACAGAGAGCTGCTCCGTTCCTATGACGAGGGTGTTGCCGAGTTCCTCGGTCTCGAACGGGTGAAGCCGAACACCTTGGGCAACAGCCGGATGCTTCTGCACCTGTGA
- a CDS encoding BlaI/MecI/CopY family transcriptional regulator, with protein sequence MPRQLGDLEDAVMTRVWQWNRPVTVREVLEDLQQERSIAYTTVMTVMDNLHQKGWVRREVDGRAYRYTAVSTRAAYAAALMNEAWSKSDNPAAALVAFFGMMSPEQRTSLVDAVRMVRADRPEDDADDSEDGGTSAQAPAEAASEQPVEGADDPTGTGR encoded by the coding sequence GTGCCCCGCCAATTGGGAGACCTGGAAGACGCCGTCATGACGCGTGTCTGGCAATGGAACCGTCCGGTCACTGTCCGGGAAGTCCTGGAAGACCTTCAACAGGAACGGTCCATCGCCTACACCACGGTCATGACCGTAATGGACAATCTCCATCAGAAGGGCTGGGTGCGCCGGGAAGTGGACGGCCGCGCCTATCGATATACGGCGGTCTCCACCCGCGCCGCCTACGCGGCCGCGCTGATGAACGAAGCCTGGTCGAAGAGTGACAATCCGGCCGCCGCGCTCGTCGCCTTCTTCGGCATGATGTCACCGGAGCAGCGCACCTCACTGGTGGACGCGGTCCGTATGGTCCGCGCCGACCGGCCGGAAGACGACGCCGATGACTCCGAAGACGGCGGGACATCCGCGCAAGCCCCCGCCGAAGCGGCATCCGAACAGCCGGTCGAGGGCGCCGACGATCCGACCGGGACGGGGCGATAG
- a CDS encoding type III pantothenate kinase produces the protein MLLTIDVGNTHTVLGLFDGEEIVEHWRISTDARRTADELAVLLQGLMGMHPLLGDELGDGIEGIAICSTVPSVLHELREVTRRYYGDVPAVLVEPGIKTGVPILMDNPKEVGADRIINAVAAVELYGGPAIVVDFGTATTFDAVSARGEYAGGVIAPGIEISVEALGVKGAQLRKIELARPRSVIGKNTVEAMQSGILYGFAGQVDGVVTRMARELADDPEDVTVIATGGLAPMVLGEASVIDEHEPWLTLIGLRLVYERNVSRM, from the coding sequence ATGCTGCTCACCATCGACGTCGGCAACACCCATACGGTCCTCGGTCTCTTCGACGGCGAGGAGATCGTCGAGCACTGGCGCATCTCCACCGACGCCCGCCGCACCGCCGACGAACTCGCGGTCCTCCTCCAGGGCCTGATGGGCATGCACCCGCTGCTCGGCGACGAGCTGGGCGACGGCATCGAGGGCATCGCCATCTGCTCGACGGTCCCCTCCGTCCTGCACGAGCTGCGCGAGGTCACCCGCCGCTACTACGGCGACGTCCCGGCCGTCCTCGTCGAGCCCGGCATCAAGACCGGTGTGCCGATCCTCATGGACAACCCCAAGGAGGTCGGCGCGGACCGCATCATCAACGCCGTCGCCGCCGTCGAGCTGTACGGCGGCCCGGCGATCGTCGTGGACTTCGGTACGGCGACCACCTTCGACGCGGTCAGCGCGCGCGGCGAGTACGCGGGCGGAGTCATCGCCCCCGGCATCGAGATCTCCGTCGAGGCGCTCGGCGTCAAGGGCGCCCAGCTCCGCAAGATCGAACTGGCCCGGCCGCGCAGCGTCATCGGCAAGAACACCGTCGAGGCGATGCAGTCGGGCATCCTCTACGGCTTCGCCGGACAGGTCGACGGCGTGGTGACCCGGATGGCCCGGGAGCTGGCCGACGACCCCGAGGACGTCACGGTCATCGCGACCGGCGGCCTGGCGCCCATGGTCCTCGGCGAGGCGTCGGTGATCGACGAGCACGAGCCCTGGCTGACCCTGATCGGGCTGCGCCTGGTGTACGAGCGCAACGTCTCCCGCATGTGA
- the nadC gene encoding carboxylating nicotinate-nucleotide diphosphorylase: MSTYEDNPRPEPVDVPLIQIGAPASAPAAAGSGGCGDGCGCGGEDGADGLAELECGLDPALAQLLLDGGLDPVLVEDIAHVAIEEDLDGGEDITSVATVPEDAVATGDFTAREGGTVAGLHIAEAVLSLVCTEAFEVERHVLDGDRVEAGQKLLSVTTRTRDLLTAERGALNLLCRLSGIATATRAWADALEGTGAKVRDTRKTTPGLRALEKYAVRCGGGVNHRMSLSDAALVKDNHVVAAGGVAPAFKAVRDRFPGVPVEVEVDTLDQVREVLDAGADLILLDNFTPEQTAEAVLIVQDRAVLESSGRLTLANARAYAETGVHYLAVGALTHSSPILDIGLDLREADTAESAGAGV, encoded by the coding sequence GTGAGCACGTACGAAGACAATCCGCGTCCCGAGCCCGTGGACGTACCGCTCATCCAGATCGGCGCCCCCGCCTCCGCCCCCGCGGCGGCCGGGTCCGGCGGCTGCGGCGACGGCTGCGGCTGCGGCGGGGAGGACGGCGCCGACGGCCTCGCCGAGCTGGAGTGCGGGCTCGACCCCGCGCTCGCCCAGCTCCTCCTGGACGGCGGGCTCGACCCCGTCCTGGTCGAGGACATCGCCCATGTCGCCATCGAGGAGGACCTCGACGGCGGCGAGGACATCACCTCCGTCGCGACCGTCCCCGAGGACGCCGTCGCCACCGGCGACTTCACGGCCCGCGAGGGCGGTACGGTCGCCGGCCTGCACATCGCCGAGGCCGTCCTGTCCCTCGTCTGTACGGAGGCGTTCGAGGTCGAGCGGCACGTCCTGGACGGCGACCGCGTCGAGGCCGGCCAGAAGCTGCTGAGCGTCACCACCCGCACCCGGGACCTGCTGACCGCCGAGCGCGGCGCCCTCAACCTCCTGTGCCGGCTCTCCGGCATCGCGACCGCCACGCGCGCGTGGGCGGACGCCCTCGAAGGCACCGGCGCCAAGGTCCGCGACACCCGCAAGACCACGCCGGGGCTGCGCGCCCTGGAGAAGTACGCGGTGCGCTGCGGGGGCGGCGTCAACCACCGTATGTCGCTCTCCGACGCGGCCCTGGTCAAGGACAACCACGTCGTCGCGGCCGGCGGCGTCGCGCCTGCCTTCAAGGCCGTACGGGACCGGTTCCCCGGCGTCCCCGTCGAGGTGGAGGTCGACACGCTCGACCAGGTCCGCGAGGTGCTCGACGCGGGCGCCGATCTGATCCTGCTGGACAACTTCACCCCGGAGCAGACCGCCGAGGCCGTGCTGATCGTCCAGGACCGCGCGGTCCTGGAGTCCTCCGGCCGGCTCACGCTGGCCAACGCGCGCGCGTACGCGGAGACCGGCGTGCACTATCTCGCGGTCGGCGCGCTGACGCACTCCTCGCCGATCCTGGACATCGGCCTCGACCTGCGCGAGGCCGACACGGCGGAGAGCGCCGGGGCGGGCGTCTGA